From Penicillium digitatum chromosome 5, complete sequence, one genomic window encodes:
- a CDS encoding putative Ccr4-Not transcription complex subunit (NOT1): protein MSGQISSEHPRSDSSSSHTPQISGDSTPRHSFGRASISNPNVFADEYSLEAIDSDRIQRPHSPSSIASSSTRRENTQLRTVNTAPTENENPFGDDARVSIDEPHRSSLPQKGYSFANNRNSTSSLNSTPSMIQRNQSVSSRFSIPRALSPYTGATGPSHPYGMYPQVGVSRSPSVGSISTIRPIERPLEESNGPQHPYAMYSQNVVEEGMDDDIIPVGFPGHHPSYQPPAGRQADDVGDIIGPDGHAEPLPPYSRYPTGVVPKPPGAEATADTDTPPEEHPVNNESPSAPPIPETSSGDLVPEHSSDGDDGGDGEETVAATTGIMAFEEKLKRNGKQTACCGLPVWTLVLIATIMLIGGCIGGVIGGVLGTKKAAEAANQDDQETQNSSALPIITVTATPQMDASIISTPTYLKQVPTGHFMVPSGYQNGSGLCVDELNYGKAWKCSQSPSKFEIFVGESKGHHSIVFDNSSPTPTITYGAQAPYWPASPTQALSMAIDTTDIGMGPALFFLAPFDKLIIVPDDTFSNSLSKRSWVEDGWANANAYKNLKQTVEVGDKPWFCWWNNTIMEFFLYVNQSTSYSLTTTASINSDMAASTAGLISDYKRDELYISDYPRRIKIEERRDDPSRESPYCQQMQIRNDGGLALLSGNIVNIKENEPTPTTTYTNYNGGTAQTYTAQASYASPCYCVSLTD, encoded by the coding sequence ATGTCTGGTCAAATTTCATCGGAGCATCCTCGCTCTGATTCAAGTTCCTCTCACACACCACAAATCTCCGGCGATTCGACACCTCGCCACTCCTTCGGTCGCGCCTCCATCTCCAACCCAAACGTCTTCGCCGACGAATACTCATTAGAAGCCATTGATTCCGATCGCATCCAACGCCCCCACAGTCCCTCTTCCATTGCATCCTCCTCTACTCGTCGAGAAAATACACAGTTAAGGACCGTGAACACGGCACCGACCGAGAATGAGAATCCTTTTGGCGATGACGCTCGGGTGTCCATCGATGAACCTCATCGGTCAAGTCTGCCCCAAAAGGGGTACAGTTTTGCCAACAACCGCAACTCAACCTCCTCGCTCAACTCGACGCCTTCGATGATCCAGCGAAATCAAAGTGTTTCTTCTCGTTTCTCAATTCCCCGCGCTCTCAGCCCCTACACTGGAGCTACCGGACCCAGCCATCCATACGGTATGTATCCACAAGTTGGGGTTAGCCGGTCGCCCAGTGTAGGTAGCATTTCGACCATACGCCCAATTGAACGTCCGCTCGAAGAATCAAATGGTCCACAACATCCCTACGCGATGTACTCGCAGAATGTTGTCGAGGAAGGGATGGATGACGACATCATCCCAGTCGGATTTCCAGGCCATCATCCATCATATCAACCGCCCGCTGGTCGCCAGGCTGATGATGTGGGTGATATCATTGGACCGGATGGTCACGCAGAGCCGCTACCACCCTACTCACGCTATCCAACTGGGGTTGTACCTAAGCCTCCAGGGGCCGAGGCCACGGCCGATACCGACACACCACCAGAGGAACACCCCGTCAACAATGAAAGCCCAAGTGCGCCACCGATACCAGAAACCTCATCAGGGGATTTGGTGCCTGAACACTCTAGTGATGGGGATGACGGTGGGGACGGGGAGGAAACGGTCGCTGCGACCACAGGCATCATGGCCTTcgaagagaagctcaagcGCAATGGGAAACAGACCGCATGCTGTGGCCTGCCGGTATGGACGTTAGTTCTCATTGCAACTATAATGCTCATTGGAGGGTGTATAGGAGGTGTCATTGGAGGGGTTTTGGGAACCAAGAAGGCTGCAGAAGCTGCAAATCAAGACGACCAAGAGACTCAGAACTCCAGCGCCTTACCAATAATCACGGTCACTGCAACTCCTCAGATGGATGCGTCCATAATATCCACCCCCACTTATCTCAAGCAAGTCCCTACGGGTCATTTTATGGTTCCTTCCGGTTATCAGAATGGATCGGGGCTTTGCGTGGACGAGTTGAACTACGGGAAAGCCTGGAAATGCTCGCAATCGCCGAGCAAATTCGAAATTTTTGTCGGCGAATCCAAAGGTCACCATTCCATCGTTTTCGATAACAGTTCTCCAACCCCGACAATTACATATGGTGCCCAGGCGCCATATTGGCCGGCTTCGCCTACACAAGCATTGAGCATGGCCATTGATACCACCGATATTGGCATGGGTCCTGCTCTGTTCTTCCTTGCTCCGTTCGACAAGTTGATCATTGTCCCAGACGATACATTCTCTAACTCCCTTTCCAAACGCTCGTGGGTGGAAGACGGGTGGGCAAACGCAAACGCCTACAAGAACCTGAAACAGACTGTGGAAGTCGGCGACAAGCCGTGGTTTTGCTGGTGGAATAACACGATAATGGAGTTCTTTCTGTACGTCAACCAGTCAACGTCGTATTCCTTGACCACTACGGCTTCCATCAACAGCGACATGGCGGCAAGCACAGCTGGCTTAATATCTGACTATAAACGCGATGAGTTATACATTTCCGATTACCCACGGAGGATCAAGATTGAGGAGCGTCGCGACGACCCATCACGCGAGTCTCCTTACTGTCAACAAATGCAAATTCGCAATGACGGGGGCTTGGCGCTCCTTTCGGGCAACATCGTCAATATCAAAGAGAATGAGCCCACACCGACTACTACCTACACCAATTATAATGGGGGCACTGCCCAGACATATACTGCGCAGGCATCTTATGCCAGCCCGTGCTACTGTGTGTCTCTGACTGACTAG
- a CDS encoding Ccr4-Not transcription complex subunit (NOT1), putative produces the protein MTFPPPHPSAQSSIASGTDKSSSTRTDIGAWGRSVSQSGARRGLTPLATNISSAAPATASRGLDAGLGVSTPSSFSAVLSSARGLSGGSPKHTSSPFTSLQSGSQQHAATLSSPKFRAHTPSIGSHLASATGSTPGGGGTGGGGGGPGSSRGVFSPLSSGTTVNSPTGFASDKPGSTAAHSSQSSLTKISIAQVFLLLDSITEKEGKEKWETKAAQIHKLVTSNGMEVFSKYFRRLLTGNAPQIFPGVNKSVENAGNYPLLVQELQKVSSDMEQAQKIAETVDTSEGDIFRDFDLSTFLDHFRLDPVVKVALALAFKLTSKSDLRAKADAILSNSLGPFLQSMASPNEVTKDYHNSFLGMTIERFILYPPRNFTDDVKAKLVYAANLRYQKLGLDMPFEVSSALQMFNFVNPQYLLVRQLHAKGGRATANIETIRELLNSDQKNWSEEHLASALLFMILSQYWEQFSLETFLSAYTDKPINWPLVFRHFDREGLRVDPKQFTKLCSVLSAVAVEDSSLDVQKLWGGDWEHRDTQMSFLTAFVASRIDPSHITNLRTTFPTDFFEDASDIVKLQGERAAKSPLRSMDAMKAIFDLALFSQASWAATESQLLIKAVVQFDLPVFLVSALAVPQPWSSVQQSFVLRTFIVFISKQEDGYQLALHGAWRQDRQWVSEQLFTTFTQDPTSTAVIYEHAAAYGWLDYLLGFTNGLALDLACYSHRKSSFDLEQWVRTAAQKGAIDMGGLLSKFLRIKAEDELHVQRKEQSAHQMVSLAVKTVYTLLSVLEEYVGDRENLTPVQRICIQTYPRLINYGEGFDDIIDANGENGNTLPDSIDKQMQELFGKMYHEELSLREMLELMRKYKSSRDPTEQDLFACMVHGLIDEYHCYHEYPLEALTKTAVMFGGIINFRLVDGITLKVGLGMILEAVREHEPHDPMYKFGVEAIEQLINRLPEWAGFCHLLFQIPSLQGTPIHLKAEEVLREQGNQIGEAEAGPFDGITSVPLTNGNSADSLMADGSVRKFRAVQLDPPLRSEVYEDPDEDIQDKILFVLNNVSEQNIDEKLEDLREVLRDQHHQWFAAYLVEERAKLQPNFQQLYLDLLGRIGDKTLWAEVLRETYVSVAKLINSEGTLSSSTDRGHLKNLGAWLGSLTIAKDKPIKHKNIYFKGLLLEGYDTQRLMVTIPFTCKVLVQATKSTVFKPPNPWLMDILGLLLELYHFAELKLNLKFEIEVLCKDLDLDHKAIEPAIVIRDRAAHAEEPLPSYNAPEGLTEPFEDMSLSSINPTIRNERLSPAAIMSTLPSLDKILVLPSSASSMVDPSILKQIVHTAVERAIAEIITPVVERSVTIASISTVQLVSKDFAMEPDEERVRHAAGIMVRQLAGSLALVTCKEPLKVSMTNYIRMIQQDYSEQPMPEGLILMCVNDNLDAACGIVEKAAEEKSLPEIEKVIEPQLEARRRHQASRSNDPFIDPSMNRWGLFIPEPYRQAPGGLNKEQLAIYEEFARQSRGLAPSADATSGRQLPDVLGESYPAIPNLSTPAEQPAIPHRTPQAQSAISQMPPVQTNGFLDAQSPRERVESLVSDLQQSARSAPEEHVKDLGRDSAVLQEYNQALRSILSSTNGEELARLTSLKVCTLLYSQPHGSLEIEVLVHLLAKLCDMSSLIARYTWALLSEVDDEHMFNVPVTVALIDAGLLDIRRVDTNLTRLIQSRNVPALELLGNLMDRVLFNEEPSALRSDFSGSLDAMSQWLAEDGSVASGLEIVRKLRESGIPEVVNTLLSDQARSKRDQMEYIFSEWIGIYKAPGATDRTFHSFLQDLHNRQVMNSQEDSALFFRLSIDISVAMFEHESQNPNGSLDEAFLYIDALAKLVILLIRFQGENAGAVKASKATYFNSILSLLILVLNHHQVMRGEAFNQRVFFRLFSSILCEYSMNGLQHTEQHQGMIFALANKFLSFQPRYVPGFVYGWLCLVSHRVFMSDMLNMPDRAGWAPYCEIMQALLSYMGEQLKAANITYVAKDLYKGVLRVLLILHHDFPEFVAENHFQFCNVIPAHCAQLRNLVLSAYPSSFQKLPDPFREGLKVERIEEMREIPKIAGDIVAPLQVANVKDIIDGVLQNETISESAVQHLCEAILNPDSKDTGLFFVPVEVDVVLVNALVLYIGQQAAVEHASKDNTRSAFENSTHAALLEKIAQVLRPESRYYLLSAMANQLRYPNSHTYFFSFTILRLFGVDYSEQDDSDVRQQIIRVLLERLIVHRPHPWGLIITLQELLQNRSYSFFRLPFIQAAPEIGRLFDALLQHIQQQSPRPIA, from the exons ATGACCTTCCCTCCCCCTCACCCTTCTGCCCAATCTTCGATTGCTTCTGGCACCGATAAATCTTCTTCGACCAGGACCGATATTGGTGCCTGGGGTCGGTCCGTGTCGCAGTCCGGCGCACGTCGTGGGTTGACTCCACTCGCAACCAACATATCCTCCGCCGCTCCCGCCACGGCTTCCCGGGGCTTGGACGCAGGCCTTGGGGTTTCGACGCcgtcttctttctctgccgTGCTGAGCTCTGCTAGGGGCCTTTCCGGTGGAAGTCCCAAACACACATCTTCGCCCTTCACATCATTGCAATCTGGCTCGCAACAGCACGCAGCAACCCTCTCGTCTCCTAAGTTCCGAGCTCACACCCCTTCCATAGGGTCTCATTTGGCCTCTGCTACAGGCTCCACCCCAGGTGGAGGAGGTACTGGGGGAGGAGGTGGTGGGCCGGGATCTTCCAGAGGCGTCTTCTCGCCGCTCTCGTCGGGAACAACCGTGAATTCTCCCACAGGCTTCGCTTCTGATAAGCCGGGTTCCACAGCCGCACACTCGAGCCAATCGTCGCTCACCAAAATCTCCATTGCTCAGGTGTTTCTGTTGCTGGATTCTATCACAGAGaaggaaggaaaagagaagTGGGAGACAAAGGCTGCCCAGATTCACAAG CTTGTGACATCAAACGGAATGGAGGTCTTTTCCAAATACTTTCGCCGCCTCCTAACAGGAAATGCGCCACAAATCTTCCCGGGTGTCAACAAGTCCGTTGAGAATGCGGGCAACTACCCTCTCCTTGTCCAGGAACTGCAAAAGGTGTCCTCGGACATGGAGCAAGCCCAGAAAATTGCTGAGACAGTAGATACTTCTGAAGGAGACATCTTTCGTGACTTCGACCTTTCGACTTTCCTAGATCACTTCCGACTCGACCCAGTTGTCAAAGTTGCACTTGCGTTAGCTTTCAAGCTGACTAGCAAGTCGGATCTTCGTGCTAAAG CCGATGCCATCCTCTCGAACTCCCTCGGTCCTTTCTTGCAGAGCATGGCGAGTCCCAACGAAGTGACAAAGGACTACCACAACTCCTTCCTTGGCATGACGATTGAACGTTTCATCTTATACCCTCCGCGAAATTTTACCGACGATGTCAAGGCGAAGCTGGTTTACGCAGCTAATCTGCGGTACCAAAAACTTGGCTTAGACATGCCATTCGAAGTTTCTTCTGCGCTACAGATGTTCAATTTTGTCAACCCCCAATATCTCCTTGTGCGACAACTTCATGCTAAGGGGGGCCGTGCCACTGCAAACATCGAGACAATTAGAGAATTGCTAAATTCAGACCAGAAGAACTGGAGCGAAGAACATCTAGCTAGCGCGCTTCTCTTCATGATCTTATCACAATATTGGGAACAATTCTCTCTAGAGACATTCTTAAGTGCTTACACCGACAAGCCAATCAATTGGCCCCTGGTGTTCCGCCATTTCGATCGGGAGGGTCTCCGAGTGGATCCGAAGCAATTCACCAAATTGTGCAGCGTTCTTTCCGCCGTGGCCGTTGAGGACTCGTCTTTGGATGTTCAAAAGCTTTGGGGTGGAGACTGGGAGCATCGTGACACGCAGATGTCATTCCTGACAGCCTTTGTGGCCTCTCGGATCGACCCATCGCATATTACCAACCTGCGCACAACATTCCCCACTGACTTTTTTGAAGATGCCTCTGATATTGTCAAATTGCAAGGCGAGCGTGCAGCAAAGTCACCTCTTCGGTCCATGGACGCCATGAAAGCAATCTTTGACCTTGCCTTGTTTTCCCAGGCTTCGTGGGCTGCGACAGAAAGCCAGCTACTCATAAAAGCAGTTGTTCAATTCGATCTGCCAGTTTTCCTCGTTTCCGCTCTGGCTGTTCCCCAGCCGTGGTCCAGTGTTCAGCAAAGCTTTGTGCTGCGCACATTCATTGTCTTCATCTCCAAGCAAGAGGATGGGTATCAGCTTGCACTCCATGGTGCCTGGCGACAAGACCGACAATGGGTATCAGAGCAGCTTTTCACCACTTTCACTCAGGATCCGACGTCTACCGCTGTGATCTATGAGCATGCCGCAGCATACGGATGGCTTGATTATCTCCTTGGATTCACCAACGGTCTTGCTCTCGATCTCGCCTGCTACTCCCACCGCAAGAGTTCCTTTGATCTTGAGCAGTGGGTTCGGACTGCCGCACAGAAAGGCGCCATCGATATGGGTGGTCTGCTTTCCAAGTTCCTGCGAATCAAGGCCGAGGATGAATTGCACGTCCAACGGAAGGAGCAGTCTGCTCATCAAATGGTCAGCCTCGCAGTCAAGACTGTTTACACCCTTTTGTCTGTTTTGGAGGAATACGTCGGTGACCGCGAAAACCTTACACCAGTCCAGCGAATTTGCATTCAGACATATCCTCGCCTGATAAACTACGGCGAAGGTTTTGATGATATAATCGACGCCAATGGCGAGAACGGCAACACGTTGCCTGACTCAATTGACAAGCAAATGCAAGAGCTCTTTGGTAAAATGTATCATGAGGAACTCTCGCTGCGTGAGATGCTGGAATTGATGCGCAAATACAAGTCTTCGCGCGACCCCACAGAACAAGATCTGTTTGCCTGCATGGTGCACGGTCTTATCGACGAATATCATTGCTACCATGAATACCCGCTCGAAGCCCTGACCAAGACTGCGGTCATGTTTGGTGGCATCATCAACTTCCGTCTTGTTGACGGCATCACATTGAAGGTCGGCCTTGGTATGATCCTCGAGGCTGTCCGCGAACACGAACCCCACGACCCGATGTACAAGTTCGGTGTGGAAGCAATTGAGCAGTTGATTAACCGTCTTCCTGAGTGGGCTGGATTCTGCCACCTGCTCTTCCAAATCCCCTCTCTTCAAGGCACGCCCATCCACCTGAAGGCAGAGGAGGTGCTCCGTGAGCAAGGAAACCAGATTGGTGAAGCTGAGGCAGGACCCTTTGATGGTATTACGTCTGTGCCTCTGACCAACGGTAATTCTGCTGATTCCCTCATGGCCGATGGCTCCGTGCGCAAGTTCCGTGCTGTTCAACTCGACCCACCTCTTCGATCTGAAGTTTATGAAGACCCGGATGAAGACATTCAGGACAAGATTCTTTTCGTTCTCAACAACGTTTCCGAGCAGAATATTGACGAGAAACTTGAAGATCTGCGAGAAGTCTTGCGCGACCAACATCACCAATGGTTCGCCGCATACCTGGTTGAAGAACGTGCCAAGTTACAGCCCAATTTTCAACAGCTCTATCTTGACCTTCTTGGGCGCATTGGCGACAAGACTCTCTGGGCCGAGGTCCTGCGGGAGACCTATGTCAGTGTCGCTAAATTGATCAACTCCGAAGGCACCTTGAGCTCGTCTACTGATCGCGGTCACCTGAAAAACCTTGGTGCTTGGCTTGGCTCGCTGACTATTGCCAAAGACAAACCTATCAAGCACAAGAATATCTACTTTAAGGGCCTGCTTCTCGAAGGCTATGACACCCAACGCCTCATGGTTACGATCCCCTTCACCTGCAAAGTTCTTGTGCAGGCTACCAAATCCACAGTCTTCAAGCCACCCAATCCCTGGCTAATGGATATTTTGGGCCTGCTACTAGAGCTTTATCACTTCGCCGAACTGAAGCTCAATCTCAAATTCGAGATTGAAGTTCTCTGTAAAGATCTTGATCTCGACCACAAGGCAATAGAGCCTGCGATTGTCATTCGTGATCGTGCTGCACATGCCGAGGAACCACTGCCCAGTTATAACGCCCCAGAGGGTCTTACCGAGCCGTTTGAAGACATGTCCCTCAGCTCTATCAACCCAACCATCCGGAATGAAAGGTTGTCTCCCGCTGCCATCATGTCAACATTGCCAAGCCTTGACAAGATCCTCGTCTTGCCCTCATCGGCGAGCAGCATGGTTGATCCCAGCATTCTCAAACAGATTGTGCACACCGCAGTCGAGCGTGCCATTGCCGAGATCATCACTCCTGTCGTTGAGCGCTCTGTCACCATTGCGTCCATCTCCACTGTGCAACTTGTCTCCAAGGACTTTGCTATGGAACCTGACGAGGAACGAGTGCGCCATGCAGCGGGAATCATGGTCCGACAACTTGCTGGTAGCTTGGCACTTGTCACCTGCAAAGAACCTCTGAAGGTCAGCATGACAAACTACATTCGTATGATTCAGCAAGACTACTCTGAGCAGCCTATGCCCGAGGGCCTGATTCTTATGTGTGTCAATGATAACCTGGATGCCGCTTGTGGCATCGTCGAGAAAGCCGCAGAGGAAAAATCACTTCCTGAGATCGAGAAGGTGATTGAGCCTCAATTAGAAGCCCGTCGTCGCCACCAGGCCAGTCGCTCTAACGACCCTTTTATTGATCCTTCAATGAATCGATGGGGATTGTTCATTCCGGAGCCTTACCGGCAAGCGCCAGGTGGTCTCAATAAAGAGCAACTCGCCATATATGAAGAGTTTGCCCGTCAATCCCGAGGCCTAGCGCCATCCGCCGATGCAACCTCCGGCCGCCAACTCCCCGACGTGCTTGGAGAATCTTACCCTGCTATTCCAAACCTTTCCACGCCAGCTGAGCAGCCAGCCATTCCTCACAGAACCCCCCAGGCGCAGTCTGCCATTTCTCAAATGCCCCCCGTTCAGACTAACGGGTTCCTCGATGCTCAAAGCCCCCGGGAAAGAGTGGAAAGCCTCGTGTCCGACCTACAACAGTCTGCTCGTAGCGCCCCCGAAGAACACGTCAAGGATCTTGGCAGAGATAGTGCAGTTCTTCAGGAATACAATCAGGCATTGCGCAGCATCCTTTCCTCCACGAATGGGGAGGAGCTGGCACGACTGACCTCTTTGAAGGTTTGTACCCTTCTGTATTCCCAGCCACATGGATCTCTCGAGATTGAAGTTCTCGTGCACCTTCTTGCCAAGCTGTGCGATATGTCCAGTCTCATTGCTCGGTACACCTGGGCACTGCTCTCCGAAGTTGATGATGAGCATATGTTCAATGTGCCGGTCACCGTTGCTCTCATTGACGCAGGTCTCCTGGATATCCGTCGGGTCGATACGAACCTGACCCGACTCATTCAATCTAGGAATGTGCCCGCTTTGGAGTTGCTGGGCAACCTAATGGATCGTGTTCTGTTCAATGAAGAGCCTTCGGCTCTTCGATCAGACTTCTCTGGCAGTCTAGATGCCATGAGCCAATGGCTTGCCGAGGATGGAAGCGTTGCTTCCGGTCTCGAAATTGTGCGCAAGCTGCGCGAGTCCGGTATTCCCGAGGTCGTCAATACACTCCTAAGTGACCAAGCCAGGTCCAAACGCGATCAAATGGAGTATATCTTCAGCGAGTGGATCGGAATTTACAAGGCCCCCGGTGCGACTGACCGCACCTTCCACTCTTTCCTGCAGGATCTCCACAACCGCCAAGTGATGAACAGCCAGGAGGACTCTGCCCTATTCTTCCGTCTCAGCATCGACATTTCCGTCGCCATGTTTGAGCATGAGTCTCAGAACCCCAACGGCAGTCTTGATGAAGCCTTCCTTTACATCGATGCTCTCGCTAAACTAGTGATTCTTCTCATTAGATTCCAGGGTGAGAACGCTGGCGCCGTCAAAGCCAGTAAGGCTACATACTTCAACTCCATTTTGTCTCTCTTAATCCTGGTCCTCAACCACCACCAGGTCATGAGAGGAGAAGCTTTCAACCAGCGTGTATTCTTCCGTCTCTTCTCAAGCATTCTGTGCGAGTACTCTATGAATGGCCTCCAACACACTGAGCAGCACCAAGGAATGATTTTCGCCTTGGCCAACAAATTCCTCTCCTTCCAGCCCCGTTATGTCCCCGGCTTTGTTTATGGCTGGCTTTGCTTGGTCTCTCACCGTGTTTTCATGTCTGACATGCTCAACATGCCCGATCGTGCAGGATGGGCGCCTTACTGCGAAATCATGCAAGCATTGCTGTCCTACATGGGCGAGCAACTTAAGGCTGCGAACATTACATACGTTGCTAAAGATCTATACAAGGGCGTTCTCCGTGTCTTGTTGATTTTGCACCACGATTTTCCCGAGTTTGTTGCTGAGAACCATTTCCAGTTCTGCAATGTGATCCCGGCCCATTGCGCTCAGCTTCGTAACCTTGTCCTTAGTGCCTACCCCTCGTCCTTCCAAAAGCTCCCCGATCCTTTCCGTGAAGGCTTGAAGGTTGAGCGTATCGAGGAGATGCGCGAAATCCCCAAGATTGCTGGTGACATTGTTGCTCCTTTACAAGTTGCTAACGTCAAGGATATTATTGACGGTGTGCTCCAGAATGAGACCATCTCCGAGTCTGCTGTTCAGCATCTTTGTGAAGCCATTCTCAACCCCGATTCCAAGGACACAGGCCTCTTCTTTGTCCCCGTGGAGGTGGACGTCGTTTTGGTTAATGCACTTGTTTTGTATATTGGCCAACAAGCCGCAGTGGAGCATGCTTCCAAGGACAACACCCGAAGTGCCTTCGAGAACTCGACTCACGCTGCTCTTCTGGAGAAAATTGCCCAAGTTCTGCGACCTGAAAGTCGCTACTACTTGCTCAGTGCAATGGCCAACCAGCTCCGCTACCCCAACAGCCACACCTACTTCTTTAGTTTCACGATTCTCCGTCTGTTTGGCGTGGACTACTCTGAGCAAGATGACTCGGATGTCCGCCAGCAAATCATTCGTGTGTTGTTGGAGCGACTAATTGTCCACCGTCCGCATCCATGGGGTCTGATCATCACCCTGCAGGAACTCCTCCAGAACCGGAGCTACTCATTCTTCCGCCTCCCCTTTATCCAAGCGGCCCCTGAG ATCGGTCGTCTCTTCGACGCTCTTCTCCAACACATCCAACAACAGAGCCCTCGGCCCATCGCTTAG
- a CDS encoding Adipose-regulatory protein, Seipin yields MADSEFGDESEYGTSSARAVIMDAILAPFRALVSKSALRLYVNTLLFMGAASFLIGTSAIAYGVFYFKFIPTVGLQREVHLQFGNGNPWGIAHFDSEFVALQPYDVSVTLELPRTPSNLDTGNFMLDLALFSSRPASSLLPGPNNTPLTRARRHAIMTYASPLVDLARRVACMPLYVVGWHRESETLEVPMMELLEFAKGARNLPQSLRLEIQSDSKMQIYTAQVEFRAKLTGLRWLMYRWKVTSFVVFSSLFWSVSMLSAGLTWLAMTWVWGTMPKNEIKEEPEDSIKEDPDDQNTSEESLEVKKEEPEEQEQRLLSSYPAEGEETGTGSGLESAEARGVQRRRSHLTQTD; encoded by the exons ATGGCCGACTCGGAATTTGGAGACGAGTCAGAATATGGCACATCTTCTGCCAGGGCAGTCATCATG GACGCGATCCTCGCGCCGTTCCGCGCGCTGGTATCCAAGTCCGCCTTACGGCTATATGTGAACACGCTACTGTTCATGGGCGCCGCGTCATTTCTAATAGGCACTTCCGCAATTGCCTACGGGGTCTTCTATTTTAAATTCATCCCCACAGTTGGACTACAGCGCGAAGTTCATTTACAATTCGG CAATGGCAACCCCTGGGGTATAGCACACTTTGACTCCGAGTTCGTGGCTCTTCAGCCCTACGATGTATCCGTGACGCTCGAGCTGCCACGCACGCCCTCAAATCTCGATACAGGCAACTTTATGCTCGACCTTGCCCTCTTCTCCTCCCGCCCCGCCTCGTCTCTCCTACCCGGTCCAAATAACACCCCCCTCACGCGGGCCCGCCGCCATGCTATTATGACCTATGCCTCGCCGCTGGTGGATCTTGCTCGGAGGGTGGCGTGTATGCCGCTTTATGTTGTTGGATGGCACCGGGAGTCGGAGACGCTAGAGGTGCCGATGATGGAGCTTCTTGAGTTTGCGAAGGGAGCGCGGAATTTGCCGCAGAGTCTGCGGCTGGAGATTCAAAGTGACTCGAAGATGCAGATTTATACCGCTCAGGTGGAATTCCGTGCTAAGCTGACAGGGCTTAG ATGGCTTATGTATCGCTGGAAGGTTACTTCTTTTGTTGTTTTCAGCTCTCTTTTTTGGTCTGTTTCCATGCTCTCCGCTGGTTTGACGTGGCTGGCGATGACTTGGGTTTGGGGGACTATGCCCAAGAATGAGATTAAGGAGGAGCCGGAAGACTCTATCAAAGAAGATCCTGATGACCAGAATACCTCTGAAGAATCTTTGGAGGTTAAAAAGGAAGAaccagaggagcaggaacaGAGGTTGCTTTCTAGTTATCCGGCGGAGGGTGAGGAAACTGGTACAGGCTCCGGGCTGGAAAGTGCAGAAGCTCGTGGTGTACAGAGGCGGCGGAGTCATTTGACACAAACAGATTGA